From the Thiomicrorhabdus sp. genome, the window GGTTCGATAATCGCCCGACCAATTCTCTGCATCGGATCCAAAGCGTCGTACGGATTCTGAAACACCATCTGCACCTTGCGCCGCCAATGCTTCGCCAGCGTCCGCTTACCGGATATTTCCACGCCATTCAGAAAGACATTTCCCTGATCCGGCTTCTCTAGACCGGCAATCATTCTGGCCAGCGTGCTTTTGCCCGAACCGCTTTCTCCGACCAAACCCAACGTTTCTCCCTGCACAACCTCGAGAGAAACTTTTTGCACTGCCGGGATCGAATAACGTTGACCTCCCCAGAGTTTTCCAAGGTTTCGATAGCAACGGCTGACCTCGTCAATCTTCAGAAATTTCGCGTTCGTTTCGCTTCGCTCTCCTTCAGACTGCGCCAGACACTTTTTACCAATGACCGCGGACAGTTTCGGAACTGCATCAATCAAACGGGCGGTATATTCATATTGCGGATTGGACAGCAGGTTTTTCGTCTCACCGGTTTCCACGAGATCACCGCGAAACATCACAAACGTCCGATCCGTCAGGCGTGAAATCAAATTAAAATCATGGCTGATGATCAACATGGCAAATCCTCTCGCCGCTTGAAGTTTCTTCAACCATTTGATCAGCTCTGCCTGAGCAACAACATCCAGTGATGCCGTCGGCTCGTCAGCGACAACCAGCTCCGGTTCCAGCACAATCGCCAAGGCCAGAGCCGCCCTTTGACACATGCCGCCACTCAACTCAAATGCATAATGCCGCATGATTTCTTCGGGTCTCGGCATGCCGACTTCCTGCAACGCCTGCACTGCCAGCTGGTAGGCAGCAGACTCGTCAAATTTTCCATGCCAGCAAATGGCTTCGATCATCTGTTCGCCAATGGTCGAAGCCGGATTAAAACTCGACATCGGAGACTGAAAAACCATG encodes:
- a CDS encoding ABC transporter ATP-binding protein — encoded protein: MNATESMLSIRNLSIDYKNGCEWVKAVKGVSMHIAAGEVVGLVGESGSGKSSVAQAILGLMDGKSTVLKGDIRFCGEPVLNYDNNRWCEIRGRKIGMVFQSPMSSFNPASTIGEQMIEAICWHGKFDESAAYQLAVQALQEVGMPRPEEIMRHYAFELSGGMCQRAALALAIVLEPELVVADEPTASLDVVAQAELIKWLKKLQAARGFAMLIISHDFNLISRLTDRTFVMFRGDLVETGETKNLLSNPQYEYTARLIDAVPKLSAVIGKKCLAQSEGERSETNAKFLKIDEVSRCYRNLGKLWGGQRYSIPAVQKVSLEVVQGETLGLVGESGSGKSTLARMIAGLEKPDQGNVFLNGVEISGKRTLAKHWRRKVQMVFQNPYDALDPMQRIGRAIIEPLDNFEPLERSVERDRVSEVLQEVGLPSRVMDAYPHQLSGGERQRVCIARSLIVKPELLICDEAVSALDKSIQSQVLSLLKRLKERHGLSMLFISHDLAAVNGICDRIAVMKNGEVVEVGDREQMLGNPQHPYTRTLIAANRCLEGVC